The genomic segment TGGCATTCCAAAGACTTTCACTTCGGACCgagattcaaaatttgtaggacACTTTTGGCGGACTTTATGGGCGAAATTGGGCACCAAACTTCAGTTCAGTTCTTCTCATCATCCACAAACCGATGGTCAAACGGAAGTGGTGAATCGAAGCCTTGGCAATCTTATTCGAAGTTATTTGGGCAAAAACAAGAAGCAATGAGACTTAATTCTTCCTCAAGCGGAGTTTGCATACAACCGCTCAAGTAGTTCTACTACCGATGCTAGTCCTTTTGAGATCGTCTATGGGTGCAATCCTAATGGCCCCCTTGATCTAGCTCCCCTTCCTCATGTTGTTCGATTTAGCGGTGATGCAGAAGCAAGAGCTAATGAAATCAAAAAGATGCATGAGCAAGTTCGATCCAAGATTGAGAAGAGCAATCAAAAGTTTAAGGAGAGAGCTGATAAGTATCGACGCTCGGCATCATTTAAAGAAGGCGACCTTGTATGGATTCATCTTCGTAAAGAACGATTCCCCCATGGAAGATATAGCAAATTACAAGATCGTGCTGATGGACCATTTCGAGTTCTTAAGCGTATTGGAGAAAATGCCTATCAAATTGAACTTCCTGATGATTATGGAGTTTCTGCTACCTTCAATATTTCTGATCTAATTCCATATCATGATAAAGAAGAGGCATTGGACAACTCGAAGACGAGTTGAGCTTCAACCGGGGGAGTATGATGCAGGTGCATGAACATCAGACAATTTGCATGCCATTTTTAGAGTATTAAATGGCCGAATttagaaaagttattaacatAAAGGTTTCaggtctctttctcttctttccaacAAGCCTAAGAACATTAAAATCCGAGTTATGGTTGGAAAGTTATAGGTATTTCAAGAGGCAGGTGTCTTTTGACCTTTTAAATTTCCTAAGAGAATTTAGTTGGTTTTGATGTCTTTTATTGTGTGAGTTACCCATATTAAGGTGACTTTtgatctttcattttcttttgttaaaatCCGAGTTATGGTTGGAAAGTTATAGGTATTTCAAGAGGCAGGTGTCTTTTGACCTTTTAAATTCCCTAAGAGAATTTAGTTGGTTTTGATGTCTTTTATTGTGTGAGTTACCCATATTAAGGTGACTTTtgatctttcattttcttttgtcttttcatGTTACCCATGACTTGCCTATAAATAGTCATGAATTGTAATGAGAAGGCATCCAAGTATTTGAATGAAAGTTATCTTCCTCCTTGCACAAGAAATTTATCTTatcttttctcccacttccattggaTTGCAAATTGATCCAAGCGGTATCATATCTGCACCAAAAAAATGTAACATGAGCGGTAGTTTTGGCCTATATACAAGGTTATCTGAAGCCTTATATATATTTGGGAATTTACAAAGTAAAAAAGTCTTAAATTACAGCCACATATACAACAACTCATAACCTCATCCACAAATGCTAGCAGGAAGGTGTTATTTAAGTTTCATGACCCTGTATAGTACCAAAGATATCTACCTATTACAtagctgatgtgggactaaatatataCCTGCATGGGTCCTCGTATACTCTTTCAAAAAAAGGCCTGGGCATATGAAAAGTCCAAGCTTGTTGGATGCATGTCATTGGCAGGTGCACATAAGCTTGCAGATCACCATGTTGGTCTTCGTCAATAACAGGTGCTGCATATTAGACTAGGTTTCGAATAAGTACTCTTCATTTGGGAGGCTTTATTTGGAAAAACCACATGTTTGTGCCCGAgtccttgtgcaatcttcttttTGCTTGGGCGGCcattgcatcaaaaaaaaaagaaaaaaaaaaaagagagaagaacaaGTACTCTTCCGGCGGCTCTATCAAATGGCCTTTCCTTTCATATCTGTGGATTAAGCAATTATTAACTCCCCTGATGGATGCAGACCTGCGCAATGCTCAAAATAAAAATGATCAGTAGCTTTCCAGTTGAATTCCATAGGCATGCGTAACTAACACTATCACAAAAAAATTATAGTAAGTTTTGGATCATTGGATCAATAGAGGACCAATATATTAGCAAATCTCAAGGCTTGGGTCCATGCAACACAACTTGTGGCACGTTTCTGGTGAGGCCATAGCAAGAAATCGATCAAGGTGGCATGACTTAATTGGACCTTTAATTAATGGTTCTATTGTTTGGAACCAGCCAGCTGACTCCAGGATAATAAATCAAGGAAACATGGTCTTGGGCTATTGTTTGAGGACTATTGTTAGGCCCATTAACAGCAATCTCTTCTCTTCCAAGTCTTATAGGATGATGTATTCTTTTTTATCCTGTCAATGCGTCACGTACCAAGAAACTTCGATCTCCAATGTACAAGTTGACCCGTACCCAGGTCTAGTCTTCTATTTTGACCAAGTTATTAGATAGAATTTCTCTGACCTCGTCTACGAATTATACAATTAAACCTTCTTCCCCATGAACTCCATCGATCTTCTATTCCTCAACGACCTCCCTCCATCCTCACCTCCAAGGCAACGCTTTAcaaaaactctctctctctctctctctctctctctctctctctctctctctctctctctctatctatctatctatctctatctctctaTCTCTTTCTCTATCTATCTATGCATCAAGGACAAGAAGCCATGGGAAGAACTTATTACGGCGCTCCAATCCCTCCAGAGCAGCACTATGAGCAAAGACACCGCAGTTGCTACTGTTGTCTCCTCAGCACCCTTATCAAAACCATCATAGCCTTCTGTTTAGCTCTTGGCATCACCCTCCTAGTCCTTTGGCTAGTCTTTCGCCCCAGCAAGGTCGAAGTTAGCGTGGAGAAGGCCTCCCTCACGAGCTTCAATCTAACCACCAGCCCCACCAATCTCTACTACAACCTTAGTGCCGATATCAGCATCCGGAACCCTAACAAGAGGATTGGAATATGTTATGATTGGCTCGAAGCCGACCCCTACTACCAGGGCCACAGGTTTGATTGGGAAGCACTCCCCTCCTTCTACCAAGGCCACAAGAACACAACCATGCTGTACCCAGTCTTGAAGGGGAACTCGGCTATTGGACTGGGAGATTCGGAAATCGAGGAGTTCAAGAAGGAGAACGAGACCAGCTTCTTTAACGTGGACATCTGGCTCATTGGGCAGGTACGATACAAGTTTGGATCGGTGACCACAAGGCGATACACCATGAGAGTGAAGTGCGAGTTGGGACTTCCTTTAGCTGCTCATCGAACTTCAGGTGCCTCCAGCTTTACAAGGACCGAGTGCGATGTTgtggattactaatttcatttcaATTCATATTGTCCTTTATTTTGTTGATAAATTTCAttctcttaaattttttttatttaagtaATATTCTTCTGCTATTGTTATTGCGTATAGGTTAAATCAAACTGGCCATTTAAAGAAACTGGCCATTTCATTCTCCATCTCTCCGGCCCCCACTCTCTCCCCTTCAAGACCCATCAACCAGAGTGTTGTAATGCGTAATTTCCGGGTAATGAGGTAGCTTAATTAGGTTCGTGGAAAATATTATACAATCGCATAGACTATCTCGTTACGTGAGAAGTGGAACATTTACCAATAGAAATGCTCGCGTTTCGACGAACATAGACGATGGGAACGGGATAGAAGTTCCCAGGAGTTGACCTAGTCAAACGCGACCGAGTCCACGTTCAACATTGTCAGGCCAGGGCTCATGTTCCGCCGGAAACAAGCCAAAGCCAGACGCAAGACGTTAACAATTTATTAAGGAGTCACGTTGCTTCGATTGGTTTTGGCATGGTTAAAACAGTcatagttcatacttatttaGCAATCTTTGGAAGGTACATTGATTCTTTTTTAGGAGGTGGAgatttttattaaaagaaaaattgagaAGATTATGATTTAAAAGTAAGtagtttttttctcaaaaacgtTCGTATGTAAGAGAGGTGCACAGATGATCACAAAATATATCATTGGTGTGAAGGCATTCAAGGGAAGAAATCCAAAAACAGAAATTTATAGCAGCTAGTGGCACATTTAGGCACATCTATCTTGGCTAAAGGCTCAGCAAGTGAAAGGATGCCACATAGCCACTTCGTGTTAAATAGCCTACATAGGGCTGGAAGTAGGCCAGGTCGGGTTAGGTCATGCCCCTAACCAAACCTGACCTGAATCTTTTTCAGGTTTCGGGTCGGGTTTAGGGAcgataatttttggataatctAGACTCGAGCCCAATTCTGAGCCCAACCCAAATTATCCATTTGGCATAAAAATAGGTCTAGCCCGAACCCGATTGAAATTTGGTATTTCACAATATTGCTTCACAAGTAAATGAGCTAGTTAAAAATTATGCTCTCTCCTGTAAATATATGATACATTATTCTCATCTAAACccattttaatttaatatttacttCTTCATTATTCTCTCTAAATAACAACATAAAAAAACAAACTGATTCACGCATAAATTCGAGCCTCGTTTCAGGACTTATTTGGGCTCGGGCTAGGGCCAGGCCCAGACCGGGTCAATGGCACACCTAATCCTCGttcgataaataaataaactctatATTTAAGTCCAAACCCGATTTGAACTTTTTCAAATCTTGCCTGAAGTCTGGCCAGAAGTTGGCCCGACCTGATAGGCTTCGGGTCGGCCTAAGCCTATTTTCGGCCCTAAGTCTGCACAacacttgatgtagaatataacTTCTCCTGCTCATTGGAGGAGGCTATCCCTCTCCCGCAAGGCTATTTGTCATACCTTGTTGTTAACACCCCAATTTATGTCCACCCCAGTCGCCCAAATGTATAACAGCCTAGGGTGGTAGCACCAAGATTAGAATAAAAGT from the Phoenix dactylifera cultivar Barhee BC4 chromosome 14, palm_55x_up_171113_PBpolish2nd_filt_p, whole genome shotgun sequence genome contains:
- the LOC103714314 gene encoding NDR1/HIN1-like protein 10; amino-acid sequence: MHQGQEAMGRTYYGAPIPPEQHYEQRHRSCYCCLLSTLIKTIIAFCLALGITLLVLWLVFRPSKVEVSVEKASLTSFNLTTSPTNLYYNLSADISIRNPNKRIGICYDWLEADPYYQGHRFDWEALPSFYQGHKNTTMLYPVLKGNSAIGLGDSEIEEFKKENETSFFNVDIWLIGQVRYKFGSVTTRRYTMRVKCELGLPLAAHRTSGASSFTRTECDVVDY